TGGGGTCGTTCAGGTCGCTGCGGGTCGCCACCACCGGCAGCAGCAGGTGGTGGCGCACCAGCTGCGCGAGCGTCTCGGCGTCGGCGGGCGAGATCCCCAGCCGGGGGCCGATATCCAGGGCCAGCCCCGCGCCGAGCACGCTGTGGTCGACGCCGCGGCCCTTGCCGATGTCGTGCAGCAGCGCGCCGAGCGCGAGCAGGTCGGGCCGCGCCACGCGGGTGGCCAGCGGCGCGGCGTTGACGGCCGTCTCGATGACGTGGCGGTCCACCGTCCATTTGTGCGCGACGTCGCGCGGCGGCAGGTCGCGGATCGCGTCCCATTCGGGCAGTAGCCGGCCCCACAGGCCGGTGCGGTCGAGCGCCTCGATGGTGGCCACCGTCGTCGGCCCGGCGGACAGCACAACCAGCAAGTCGTCCAACGCTTCCCGCGGCCAGGGCACCGGCATCTCGGGCGCGCCGGCGGCCAGGCGGCTCAGGGTGGCGGCGCCGATCGGCAACCCCGTGTCGGCCGCCGCGGCGGCCACCCGCAGCACCAGGCCCACGTCGGTGTCGGGCCGGGCGTCGCGGGCCAGCACGATCTCACCGGCGTATTCGACGACGCCCTCGTCCAGGGGGCGGCGCTTGGGCCGGCGTACCAGCACCGAGACGCCGCGGCGCGGCAGCGCGTTCTCGGCGGTGCGCAGCCCCGTCTCCGCGTGGTAGGCGATGGTGCGTCCGGCGTCGGATAGCTTGCGGGCCAAGTCGAATCGGTCACCGATGTGCAGCGCGGCGCTGAGTTCGTCGCCGTATTGGGCGAGCAGCTGATCGCGTCCGCGCCCGGACACCCGGTGCAGCTCGGTACGCACGTCGAGCAGCGTCAGGTGGGCGTCGTCCAGCGAGCCTCCCGGCGATTCCGGGCGGGCCATGCCGTGGCGGTCGATGAGTTGGGCCACGCCGAGCGCGTCAAGCAATTGCACATCGCGGAGGGCGCCACGGCCCGATTTCAGGTCCGGTTCGGCCCGTTGCGCGATCCGCCCGCAGCGCTCCCAGCGGGCCTGCGTCATGGCGACGAGCTCGTCCATTCGGGAGCGAATTGCGCTGCGCCACTGGCGTCTTGCGCCCGCGATCAGTTCCTCGGACAGCCGCGCATCACCGGCGATGTGGCGCGCGTCCAGCATGCCCAGGGCCGCAATCATGTCGGCGTTGGCCACGCCCAGGGCGCCGGACACGGTCCGCACGCTGTGGTCGAGCCGAACGTTGGCGTCCCACAGCGGATACCACAGGCCGTCGGCGACCTTGCCCAACACGTCGTCGGACTTGTTGTCGTGCAACAGCATCAGGTCCAGGTCGGAATACGGCAGCAGCTCGTGGCGGCCCAGCCCGCCGATGCCGACGATCGCGAAGCCACTGTCGTCGTCGATCCCGATCTCGGCGGCCTTGGCCATCAGCCATGATTCGTGCAGGTCCAGCCAGGCGTGCCGCAGTTCGGCGGCGTGCAGCTTGGCGCCCTCGGAGAGCAGCTGGCGCCGCGAGGCGGCCAAATCGACTGCCCCGCCGGCGCTTCGCATCCCCGCTAGGCGCCCGGGCGGTTCGGAGCCGTTCGGAGTCATGCCCTCGCGGCCCGCCCGGGGCGAATCAGCAATTGACGAAAAGTGTCATAGCGCATCGGTTCCGCGCTCGCCGGTGCGCACGCGCACAATGGTTTCCACGGGACTCACCCATACTTTGCCGTCGCCGATCTTGCCGGTGCGCGCCGCCCGGACGATGCTGTCCACGACCTTGTCGACGATGGAGTCGTCGACGACGACCTCGATCCGCACCTTGGGCACGAAGTCGACGGAGTATTCGGCACCGCGGTAGACCTCGGTGTGACCCTTCTGCCGTCCGTAGCCCTGGATTTCGCTGACCGTCATCCCCAGGACGCCCGCGTCCTCGAGACTGGTCTTCACGTCATCGAGCGTGAACGGCTTTACGATCGCGGTGATCAGCTTCATGACTGCTCTGCCTCCACTTTGTCGCCCACTCGGTCCTCCTTCACGCCGTTGCGGGTGTCCGCGACAGCGACCCGGGGCGGGAGCACCGAGCCGGTAGCCACCGCGAAATCGTAACCACTCTCGGCGTGCTCGGCCTCGTCGATACCCGTGGCTTCCGCTTCTGGGTTGAGGCGAAGCCCGATGGTGTACTTCAGGATCAAAGCCAGGATCAGCGTAACCACCCCGGAGTAGAGGAGGACACTGAACGCGCCGATCGCCTGCCGCTCGAGCTGAGCCCAGCCGCCGCCGTAGAACAATCCCTTCGACACCCCGACCACGCCGTTGATCGCCGGGCTTTCCGGGGCGGCGAGCAGCCCGACCAGCAGTGTGCCGGCCAGGCCGCCGACCAGGTGCACACCGACCACGTCGAGCGAGTCGTCGAAGCCGAACTTGAATTTCAGGCCGACGGCGAGCGCGCACAGCACCCCGGCGACCAGGCCCACGACCAGCGCGCCCAGGACGTTGACCGACGAGCAGGACGGCGTGATGGCGACCAGCCCGGCGACGATGCCCGACGCCGCCCCCAGCGTCGTCGCCTTGCCATCGCGGATGCGTTCGGTGAGCATCCAGCCCAGCATCGCGGTGGCCGTCGCGACCGTCGTGGTGATGAAAGTCGTCCCGGCCACGCCGTTGGAGCTGGTGGCCGAACCGGCGTTGAATCCATACCAGCCGAACCACAGCAATCCGGCGCCGAGCATCACGAACGGCAGGTTGTGCGGGCGGAACAAGGTGGTGGGCCAGCCGCGCCGCTTCCCCAGCACGATGGCCAGCATCAGGCCCGCCACACCGGAGTTGATGTGGACCGCGGTCCCGCCGGCGAAGTCGATCGCGTGCAGCTTGTTGGCGATCCAGCCGCCGTGCTCGGAGGCGAAGCCGTCGAACGCGAAAACCCAGTGGGCGACCGGGAAATAGACGAACGTGGCCCACAGGCCGGAAAACACGAGCCACGCGCCGAACTTCAGGCGGTCGGACACCGCGCCGGAGATCAGCGCGACCGTGATGATCGCGAACATCAGCTGGAACGCTACGAACACCGTGGCGGGCAGGGTGCCGGCGAGCGGAATGTCCGTTGCCGCAGTGCCTTTGGCCGGGTCAGCGGCCACCGCGTTGACCCCGATGAGGCCCTTCAGTCCCCAATAGGACGTCGGCTTGCCCATGAAGTTGCCGACGTCGTCGCCGAAGGCGACCGAATAGCCGTAGAGCACCCACAGCACGGTGACCACGCCCATCGCGCTGATGCTCATCATGAGCATGTTCAGCACGCTTCGGGCGCGCACCATACCGCCGTAGAAGAACGCCAGGCCCGGCGTCATCAACAGCACCAGCGCGGAACTGGCCAGCATCCAGGCGGTATCGCCGGTGTTGGGCTGGCCCAGCATCGGGTATGTCACTCGCAATCTCCTCCGGTCGGGCCGCAATGGGACGTCAGACATGCGTCTGGTGACCTGATCCAGAAGATTGCGCAATGGTTGTTTCGGCGATGGTGCCGTCGTGTTTCGGCGGGATTAACGTCCCGCGCGGCGCGGCGGCGGTGTCAGCCGAGCAGCGCGTCGACGAAGGCGGCCGGTTCGAACGGCGCGAGGTCGTCGGGGCCCTCGCCGAGTCCGACCAGCTTGACGGGCACGCCGAGCTCCTGCTGGACCCTAAAGACGATGCCGCCCTTGGCCGTTCCGTCCAGCTTCGTCAGGACGGCGCCGGTGATCTCGACGACCTCGGCGAACACGCGCGCCTGGGCCAAGCCGTTCTGCCCGATGGTGGCGTCGAGCACCAGCAGCACCTCGTCGACCGCGGCGCGGCGTGTCACCACGCGCTTGACCTTGTCGAGTTCGTCCATCAGCCCGACCTTGGTGTGCAGCCGGCCCGCGGTGTCGATGAGCACGACGTCGACGCCGGCGTCGATGCCCTTGTCGACGGCGTCGAACGCCACCGACGCCGGGTCGGCGCCTTCCGCCCCGCGCACCACCTCCGCGCCGACCCGCGACGCCCAGGTTTGCAGCTGATCGGCGGCCGCGGCCCGGAAGGTGTCGGCGGCGCCCAAGACGACGCGTCGCCCGTCGGCGACCAGGACCCGGGCCAGTTTGCCGACGGTGGTGGTTTTTCCGGTGCCGTTCACGCCGACGACCAGCAGCACCGACGGGTGGTCGGCGTGCGGCAACGCCCGGATCGACCGGTCCATGCCGGGCTGCAGTTCCTTGATCAGCACGTCGCGCAGCACGGCCTTGGCGTCGGCCTCGGTGCGCACGTCGCTGCCGGCCAGCCGGGCGCGCAGCTGGGCGATGACCGACTCGGCGACCACGGGGCCCAGATCGGCGACGAGCAGGGTGTCCTCGACGTCCTGCCAGGCGTCTTCGTCGAGGTCGCCACCGCCGATCAGGCCCAGCATGCTGCGGCCGAACGCGCTCTGCGAGCGGGCCAGCCGGCCACGCAGCCGTTCCAGGCGGCCCTCGGGCGGCGCGATCTCCTCGATCTCGGGGGCGGCCGGGGTTTCGGGCTGTGGCTCCGGCTCCGGCTCCGGAGCAGGTGCCGGCTCCGGCTCCGGCTCCGGTGGGGTGACGGTCTCGGGTTCGGGGAGGTCGACGTCGGAGATGGTGCGCCGCGGCGCGTCGCGCGGAATGGCCGCGTCGTCGCCCACTCCGGGCAGTCCGGTGGTGTCCAGCCGCTCGGGCGGCGCCACGGTCGGTGTCTGGCTGAACGTGATGCCCGAGGACGCGGTGTAGCCGCCGGAGCGGTCGATCGCCCCGGGTTCGGCGCGCGTCGAGAAGCTGATCCGGCGCCGACGGTACCGCAGCAGGCCGAAGACCAGCGCGGTGATGACAACCAGGACGGCTATGACCGCGAGCGCGATCCAAAGACCTTGGGACACGCTGACATTGTTTCAGGGGCGGCGCGGGCACCCGGCAGCCACCACCTTCGGGCGCGCGATCACCCGCTCGCGATCGGCGCTCGCTCGATGGCGCCGACCCGCAGCGCCCGGCTCCGCCGCACTCGCGATCGGCGCTCGCTCGATGGCGCCGACCCGCAGCGCCCGGCTCCGCCGCACTCGCGATCGGCGCTCGCTCGATGGCGCCGACCCGCAGCGCCCGGCTCCGCCGCACTCGCGATCGGCGCTACGACGAACTGGTGACCAGCTGCTCCACCTGCTGGCCGCGCATCCGCTGCGAGATCACCGCGGTGATGCCGTCGCCCTGCATGGTCACGCCGTAGAGCGCGTCGGCGACCTCCATCGTCGGCTTCTGGTGGGTGATGATGATGAGCTGCGAGCGCGCCCGCAGCAGCTCGAACAGCGAGATCAGCCGGCGCAGGTTGGTGTCGTCGAGGGCGGCCTCCACCTCGTCCATGATGTAGAACGGCGACGGGCGGGCCCGGAAGATCGCCACCAGCATCGCCACCGCCGTCAGCGCCTTTTCGCCACCGGACAGCAGCGAGAGCCGGGTGACCTTCTTGCCCGGCGGCCGGGCCTCGACCTCGATGCCGGTGGTGAGCATGTCGCCCGGGTTGGTCAGCCGCAGCCGGCCCTCGCCGCCGGGGAACAACACGGTGAACACTTCGGTGAATTCGCGTTCCACGTCGGCGTACGCCTCGCTGAACACCTGCAGGATGCGGGCGTCGACCTCGTCGACCACGCCGAGCAGGTCCTTACGGGCGGCCTTGACGTCCTCGAGCTGGGTGGACAGGAAGTTGTAGCGCTCCTCGAGGGCCGCGAACTCCTCCAGCGCCAGCGGGTTGACCCGGCCCAGTTCGGCCAGCTCGCGCTCGGCCCGCTTGGCGCGGCGCTCCTGGGTGGCGCGGTCGTAGGGAATGGGGGCCGGCGCGAAGACCTGCTCGCCGCGCTCCTTGGCCTGCTCGTATTCGGCCATCTCCAGATCAGAGGGAGGGAGTTGATTCTCCGGGCCGTACTCGGCGATCAAATCGGCGGGCGCCATGCCGAACTGCTCGAGCACCATCTGCTCGAGCTGCTCGATGCGCAACGCCGCCTGGGCGTTGGCCACCTCGTCGCGGTGCAGCGAGTCGGTCAGGGCGGCCACCCGGGCGCTGAGCGCGTTCACCTCGTCGCGCACCGCGGCCATCGCCGCCGCGCGCTGCTGGCGTTCGGCGGCCAGGGCGTCGCGGATCTTGGACGCCGAGTCGACCACCCCGTTCAACCGCTGCGCCAGCAGCCGGCCGGAATCGGCGACCGCCGCGGCCACCGCCGCGGCCCGCAGCCGCGCCTCCCGTGCCTGCTGGGCCCGCACCCGGGCTTCGCGTTCCGCGGCGGCCGCGCGGCGCAACGAATCCGCCCGCCCGCGCACCGCGTTCGCGCGCTCTTCGGCGGTGCGCACCGCCAGCCGGGCCTCCACTTCGACGCTGCGCGCGTTTTCGGTGGCGGCGGCGATCTGCTGACGGTTTACGGGTTCTTCCGCCGGCGTCTGCTGGGTCTCCTGGGCGTTGCGCAGCCGGGTTTCCAGTTCGGTGACCTCGGCGACGGTCTGGGTCCGGCCCGCTTCGAGCTCCTCGCGTTGCCGCAGCAGCCTGCTCCAGTCGTCCTCGGACATGCGGGCTTCCTGGCCGAGCCGGCCGAGCTGTTCGTACATCCCCGAGATGGCGCTGTCGGATTCGTTGAGGGCGGCCAGCGCCTGTTCGGCGGAGTCCTGCCGGGCGGCCTGCTCGGTCAGCGCGCCGGACAGCGCCGCGCTCAGCTGGGCCACCTGGGCCTCCGCGGCGGTCAGCTCGTCGCCGGCCTTGTCGATCTCGGAGGTCACCTCGAGCGTGGACAGCTTGCGATCGGAGCCGCCGCTCACCCAGCCGGCGCCCACCAGGTCGCCGTCGAGGGTGACCGCCCGCAGCCGGGGATGCTCGGCCACCAGGGCCAGCGCTTGGTCCAGGTCGTCGACCACCGCCACGCCCGAGAGCATCGCCGTGATCGCGCCGCGCAGCCGCCCGGGAGCGTCGATCAGGTCGAGCGCCCACAGCGCCCCCGCCGGGGCGGCCTGCGGCGCGGGGTGATCGGCGGGCCAGTCGCCGAGCACCAGCGCGGCGCGTCCGCCGTCGGCCTGTTTGAGTGCGGCGACCGCGGACCGGGCAGCGCCGAAGCTCTCGGCCGCCAGCGCGTCGGCCGCCGATCCCAGCACCGCGGCCAGCGCCGCTTCGTAGCCGGAGCGCACCTTGACCAACTTGGCCATCGGACCCAAAAGGCCTGTGCCGGAATGGTTTTCGGTGAGCCAGGCGGCGCCGTCCTTGCGTTCGAGCCCCACGGCGAGCGCGTCGATGCGGGCGCGCAGCGAGGCGACCTGACGTTCGGCGTCCCGCTCGGCGGACTGCAGTTCGGCGACCCGCGCGTCGGCCAACCGCAACGCGGCCACGGTGCGCTCGTGGTGCTCGTCGAGGCCCATCTCGCCCTGATCGAGTTCACCGACGCGGCCCTGCACGGTTTCGAATTCGGCCTTGGCCTGCTGGGCGCGGGCGGCGGCCTGTTCGATGCGCTCGGACAGCCGCGCGACGCTGTCGTCGATCGACTCGACGCGCGCCCGCATCGTCTCCACCTGACCGGCCAGCCGCGCCAGGCCTTCCCGCCGGTCCGCCTCGGCGCGCACCGCCGCCATGTGGGCCCGGTCGGCCTCGGCGGCCTCGCGCTCGCGCTCGGCCAACTCGGCGCGGGCGCCGTCGAGCCGGCTGCGCGCCGTGGTCAATTCCGCCAGTAGCCGCTGCTCGGCGACCGCGACCTGCTCGGCCTCGGCTTCCAACGCGTCGGGGTCGGTGTCGCTGGTCGCCACCGGCTCCACATCGAGGTGCTGGGCTCGCTCGCTGGCGATGCGGACCGTGGCCGCCACCCGTTCGGCCAGCGCGGACAGTGCGAACCAGGTGTGCTGCACCGATTCGGCACGACCGGAGAGTTCGCCGACGGCGGTTTCGTGCGCGGTGAGCTCCTCGGACGCGACGGCCAGCCGCGAGGAGGCCTCGTCGTGGTCGCGCCGCATGGCGGACTCGGCCTCGAAGATGGCCTCGCGCTCGCCCTTGCGGTTGACCAGGTCGTCGGCGGCCAGCCGCAGCCGCGCGTCGCGCAGGTCCGCCTGGATCGTCTGGGCGCGACGGGCCACCTCGGCCTGGCGGCCCAACGGTTTGAGCTGACGGCGCAGCTCGGTGGTCAGGTCGGTGAGCCGGGCCAGGTTCGCCGACATCGCGTCGAGCTTGCGGAGCGCCTTCTCTTTGCGCTTGCGGTGCTTGAGCACGCCGGCGGCTTCTTCGATGAACGCCCGGCGGTCTTCGGGCCGCGATTGCAGGATCTCGTCGAGCTTGCCCTGCCCGACGATGACGTGCATCTCCCGGCCGATCCCGGAGTCGCTGAGCAGTTCTTGAACATCCATCAAACGGCAACTGCTGCCGTTGATTTCGTATTCGCTGGCGCCGTCGCGGAACATCCGCCGGGTGATCGAGACCTCGGAGTACTCGATGGGCAGCGCGTTGTCGGAGTTGTCGATGGTGACGGTGACTTCGGCGCGGCCCAACGGCGCGCGCGACGAGGTCCCGGCGAAGATGACGTCTTCCATCTTGCCGCCGCGCAGGGTCTTGGCGCCCTGCTCCCCCATCACCCACGCCAGGGCGTCGACGACGTTGGACTTGCCCGAGCCGTTGGGCCCGACGACCGCGGTGATGCCCGGCTCGAAACGCAGAGTCGTCGGCGAGGCAAAGGACTTGAAGCCCTTCAGCGTCAGACTCTTGAGGTACACGGCGAGCCAGACTACCGCTCAAACCACGCGCGGCAGGCTCACCGAGGGGTGTCGTCCAGCCCCAAATGTGCCGGCGGCGCCGCGGCGCGACGCACTGGTCACAATGGTCACATCCGCCACGAAATGACGGGCACCGCGGCGGCCGCGTCACCGCTCGACGAACCCCTCGAAACGCTCCTGGGGCTGCGACCAGTCGGCGACCACCTCGTCGACCCTGCCGGGTCGGGCGGGCCACGACGCGCCGCCTTGCAGCAGCTCCAGCAGCTTTTCGCCGGCCTCCCGCGGCCCCTGGGCGACTACCAGCACCCGGCCGTCGGCCTGGTTGGCCGCGTACCCGGTGAGGCCGAGCTCCAGCGCCCGGCACCGCGTCCACCAGCGGAAACCCACCCCCTGGACGTCCCCGTGGACCCAGGCGGTGAGCCGGGCGTCAGGATCCGACATCGGTGACCTCGACGTTGACGGTGGTGCCGGACTGCAGGGTGCGCCCGACCGTGCACACCTGGTCGATGGCCCGGTTGACCACGACCAGCAGGCGCTCCTTCTCGTCCTCGGCCAACGCCGACAGGTCCAGCTCCAGCGCTTCCTCGAGCAGCGGATAGCGTTCCTGCTCGCGGTCGGCGGCGCCGGACACCTTGATGACCGCCTTGTAGTCGTCGCCCAGCCGGCGGGCCAGCGGCATATCGCTGGACATCCCGCTGCAGGCCGCGAGCGCGATCTTGAGCAGCTCGCCGGGCGTGAACACGCCGTCGACGTCCTCGGAGCCGACGAGTACCTGCGCCCCCCGCGAGCTGTATCCCGTGTAGCGGCGAGTTCCGGTGCGTTCCACCCATAGTTCGGCCATGGCTCATTTCTACCGGGCGGCCACGGCGTGACGCGCGGGCATACTGTTTGGCATGGCCACCGTCGTCGCGTTCCACGCGCACCCGGACGACGAGGTGGTCCTCACCGGTGGCACCCTGGCGCGCGCGTCCGCGGCCGGACATCGCGTCGTCGTGGTCACGGCAACCGACGGACGCGTGCACAACGACGACGACAACCGACTGGGCGAATTACGGTCGAGTGCAAGCATTCTCGGGGCCCAGCGGGTGGAGTGCCTCGGCTACGCCGACAGCGGCTACGGCCCCCTGTTCTACCCGGATCCGCCCGGGCGCACCCGATTCGGGCGCGCGGATCTCGACGAGGCGGCGACGCGGCTGGCCACCATCCTTCGCGACGAGGACGCCGATCTGCTGCTCAGCTACCAGCCCAACGGCGGCTACGGGCACCGCGATCATGTGCAGGTGCATCACGTCGGCAAGAAAGCCGCCGAACTCGCCGCGATTCCCCGCGTCCTCGAGGTGACGATGCCGCGCGAAATGCTGCTTCGCGTCAGTGATCTCGCGCACCTGCTGCGTCTTCCCGGACCGTACGAACGTGACATCGTCCGCGGCGCGTACGCCCCACGCGCGACGATCACCCACCGGGTCAACGTCTTTGGCTTCGCGCGCCAGAAGCGGGACGCTTTTGCCGCGCACCGTTCCCAGATCGGCACTTCCGGACTGGCCGCGCAGCTGTTCGGCGTCCTGATGCGGTTGCCGCCTCAGGTGTTCGGCGCGCTGTTCAGCCACGAGTGGTTCGTGGATCCGGCACTGCCCACGGGGACGCTGCGCCGCGACATCTTCGAGTGATTCACCTGTTTCGCCCTT
The sequence above is drawn from the Mycobacterium marseillense genome and encodes:
- a CDS encoding [protein-PII] uridylyltransferase, whose amino-acid sequence is MRSAGGAVDLAASRRQLLSEGAKLHAAELRHAWLDLHESWLMAKAAEIGIDDDSGFAIVGIGGLGRHELLPYSDLDLMLLHDNKSDDVLGKVADGLWYPLWDANVRLDHSVRTVSGALGVANADMIAALGMLDARHIAGDARLSEELIAGARRQWRSAIRSRMDELVAMTQARWERCGRIAQRAEPDLKSGRGALRDVQLLDALGVAQLIDRHGMARPESPGGSLDDAHLTLLDVRTELHRVSGRGRDQLLAQYGDELSAALHIGDRFDLARKLSDAGRTIAYHAETGLRTAENALPRRGVSVLVRRPKRRPLDEGVVEYAGEIVLARDARPDTDVGLVLRVAAAAADTGLPIGAATLSRLAAGAPEMPVPWPREALDDLLVVLSAGPTTVATIEALDRTGLWGRLLPEWDAIRDLPPRDVAHKWTVDRHVIETAVNAAPLATRVARPDLLALGALLHDIGKGRGVDHSVLGAGLALDIGPRLGISPADAETLAQLVRHHLLLPVVATRSDLNDPKTIERVSKSLGGDPLLLEVLHALTEADSKATGPGVWSEWKASLIEELVRRCRLVMAGEPLPEAEPTAPQYLSLAAQRAVHVEIKPSGGERLDVVMAAPDQRGLVSKAAAVLALNSLRIHSASASTDAGFAVVEFVVSPLFGSPPEAGLLRQQFTGALAGDVDVLGTLEKRDSDATGAASTRAGEVQVGVPVTRSTAPPRILWVDTATAGQLIVEVRAMDRLGLLALLTRALERAGTDIVWAKVNTFGSTAADVFCVTAASGGQASRDAVEQSLLAALGGPAVEVLEEPVGD
- the glnB gene encoding nitrogen regulatory protein P-II; translated protein: MKLITAIVKPFTLDDVKTSLEDAGVLGMTVSEIQGYGRQKGHTEVYRGAEYSVDFVPKVRIEVVVDDSIVDKVVDSIVRAARTGKIGDGKVWVSPVETIVRVRTGERGTDAL
- a CDS encoding ammonium transporter, which translates into the protein MLGQPNTGDTAWMLASSALVLLMTPGLAFFYGGMVRARSVLNMLMMSISAMGVVTVLWVLYGYSVAFGDDVGNFMGKPTSYWGLKGLIGVNAVAADPAKGTAATDIPLAGTLPATVFVAFQLMFAIITVALISGAVSDRLKFGAWLVFSGLWATFVYFPVAHWVFAFDGFASEHGGWIANKLHAIDFAGGTAVHINSGVAGLMLAIVLGKRRGWPTTLFRPHNLPFVMLGAGLLWFGWYGFNAGSATSSNGVAGTTFITTTVATATAMLGWMLTERIRDGKATTLGAASGIVAGLVAITPSCSSVNVLGALVVGLVAGVLCALAVGLKFKFGFDDSLDVVGVHLVGGLAGTLLVGLLAAPESPAINGVVGVSKGLFYGGGWAQLERQAIGAFSVLLYSGVVTLILALILKYTIGLRLNPEAEATGIDEAEHAESGYDFAVATGSVLPPRVAVADTRNGVKEDRVGDKVEAEQS
- the ftsY gene encoding signal recognition particle-docking protein FtsY is translated as MSQGLWIALAVIAVLVVITALVFGLLRYRRRRISFSTRAEPGAIDRSGGYTASSGITFSQTPTVAPPERLDTTGLPGVGDDAAIPRDAPRRTISDVDLPEPETVTPPEPEPEPAPAPEPEPEPQPETPAAPEIEEIAPPEGRLERLRGRLARSQSAFGRSMLGLIGGGDLDEDAWQDVEDTLLVADLGPVVAESVIAQLRARLAGSDVRTEADAKAVLRDVLIKELQPGMDRSIRALPHADHPSVLLVVGVNGTGKTTTVGKLARVLVADGRRVVLGAADTFRAAAADQLQTWASRVGAEVVRGAEGADPASVAFDAVDKGIDAGVDVVLIDTAGRLHTKVGLMDELDKVKRVVTRRAAVDEVLLVLDATIGQNGLAQARVFAEVVEITGAVLTKLDGTAKGGIVFRVQQELGVPVKLVGLGEGPDDLAPFEPAAFVDALLG
- the smc gene encoding chromosome segregation protein SMC; translated protein: MYLKSLTLKGFKSFASPTTLRFEPGITAVVGPNGSGKSNVVDALAWVMGEQGAKTLRGGKMEDVIFAGTSSRAPLGRAEVTVTIDNSDNALPIEYSEVSITRRMFRDGASEYEINGSSCRLMDVQELLSDSGIGREMHVIVGQGKLDEILQSRPEDRRAFIEEAAGVLKHRKRKEKALRKLDAMSANLARLTDLTTELRRQLKPLGRQAEVARRAQTIQADLRDARLRLAADDLVNRKGEREAIFEAESAMRRDHDEASSRLAVASEELTAHETAVGELSGRAESVQHTWFALSALAERVAATVRIASERAQHLDVEPVATSDTDPDALEAEAEQVAVAEQRLLAELTTARSRLDGARAELAEREREAAEADRAHMAAVRAEADRREGLARLAGQVETMRARVESIDDSVARLSERIEQAAARAQQAKAEFETVQGRVGELDQGEMGLDEHHERTVAALRLADARVAELQSAERDAERQVASLRARIDALAVGLERKDGAAWLTENHSGTGLLGPMAKLVKVRSGYEAALAAVLGSAADALAAESFGAARSAVAALKQADGGRAALVLGDWPADHPAPQAAPAGALWALDLIDAPGRLRGAITAMLSGVAVVDDLDQALALVAEHPRLRAVTLDGDLVGAGWVSGGSDRKLSTLEVTSEIDKAGDELTAAEAQVAQLSAALSGALTEQAARQDSAEQALAALNESDSAISGMYEQLGRLGQEARMSEDDWSRLLRQREELEAGRTQTVAEVTELETRLRNAQETQQTPAEEPVNRQQIAAATENARSVEVEARLAVRTAEERANAVRGRADSLRRAAAAEREARVRAQQAREARLRAAAVAAAVADSGRLLAQRLNGVVDSASKIRDALAAERQQRAAAMAAVRDEVNALSARVAALTDSLHRDEVANAQAALRIEQLEQMVLEQFGMAPADLIAEYGPENQLPPSDLEMAEYEQAKERGEQVFAPAPIPYDRATQERRAKRAERELAELGRVNPLALEEFAALEERYNFLSTQLEDVKAARKDLLGVVDEVDARILQVFSEAYADVEREFTEVFTVLFPGGEGRLRLTNPGDMLTTGIEVEARPPGKKVTRLSLLSGGEKALTAVAMLVAIFRARPSPFYIMDEVEAALDDTNLRRLISLFELLRARSQLIIITHQKPTMEVADALYGVTMQGDGITAVISQRMRGQQVEQLVTSSS
- a CDS encoding acylphosphatase; translated protein: MSDPDARLTAWVHGDVQGVGFRWWTRCRALELGLTGYAANQADGRVLVVAQGPREAGEKLLELLQGGASWPARPGRVDEVVADWSQPQERFEGFVER
- a CDS encoding OsmC family protein, whose amino-acid sequence is MAELWVERTGTRRYTGYSSRGAQVLVGSEDVDGVFTPGELLKIALAACSGMSSDMPLARRLGDDYKAVIKVSGAADREQERYPLLEEALELDLSALAEDEKERLLVVVNRAIDQVCTVGRTLQSGTTVNVEVTDVGS
- a CDS encoding PIG-L deacetylase family protein is translated as MATVVAFHAHPDDEVVLTGGTLARASAAGHRVVVVTATDGRVHNDDDNRLGELRSSASILGAQRVECLGYADSGYGPLFYPDPPGRTRFGRADLDEAATRLATILRDEDADLLLSYQPNGGYGHRDHVQVHHVGKKAAELAAIPRVLEVTMPREMLLRVSDLAHLLRLPGPYERDIVRGAYAPRATITHRVNVFGFARQKRDAFAAHRSQIGTSGLAAQLFGVLMRLPPQVFGALFSHEWFVDPALPTGTLRRDIFE